One part of the Sciurus carolinensis chromosome 6, mSciCar1.2, whole genome shotgun sequence genome encodes these proteins:
- the Spink7 gene encoding serine protease inhibitor Kazal-type 7, which produces MKIIGGLLLLCTVTYFCSSSEVASRTLTTVDCSIYKKYPVVAIPCPITYLPVCGSDYITYGNECHLCTETLKSNGKVQFLHEGTC; this is translated from the exons ATGAAGATCATTGGGGGGCTGCTTCTGCTCTGCACAGTGACCTATTTCTGCAGCAGTTCAG AAGTTGCCAGTCGGACTCTAACAACA GTGGACTGCAGCATTTACAAGAAGTACCCAGTGGTGGCCATCCCCTGCCCCATCACATACCTGCCAGTTTGTGGTTCTGACTACATCACATATGGAAATGAATGTCACTTGTGTACCGAGACCTT GAAAAGTAATGGAAAAGTCCAATTTCTTCATGAAGGAACATGCTGA
- the Spink9 gene encoding serine protease inhibitor Kazal-type 9, with amino-acid sequence MRTTSFILFLTVTLATIFKIVCATEEYQVNCKPYQNLPPEELRFCPLVYEPICGSDGKAYSNECIFCFKVKETEENLKFLHFGNC; translated from the exons ATGAGAACAACATCCTTCATCCTGTTCCTGACTGTGACACTTGCGACCATATTCA aGATAGTATGTGCCACAGAAGAGTACCAG GTTAATTGCAAACCTTATCAAAACCTACCACCAGAAGAACTAAGATTTTGTCCTCTAGTCTATGAACCAATTTGTGGATCTGATGGCAAAGCATATTCCAATGAATGtatcttttgttttaaagttaa GGAAACTGAGGAAAATCTTAAATTTCTACATTTTGGAAACTGTTGA